A window of the Hordeum vulgare subsp. vulgare chromosome 5H, MorexV3_pseudomolecules_assembly, whole genome shotgun sequence genome harbors these coding sequences:
- the LOC123452158 gene encoding disease resistance protein RGA5-like, with amino-acid sequence MDGGGGIMASAATGAMSSLLAKLAELLGEDCYQHQMQRGTRREVAFLRDELGSMNALLERLADADAAAPLDPQTREWRDQVREMSYDIEDCVDEYMGQLRRRSGGGGGGVVGLVLSYVGRVREMVSRCGIAEQIQELRARVVEAGHRRKRYKIDAAAASPSGAGVVPVDRRLPALYAELGGLVGVHGPRDELVRLLGDGEERIKVVSVVGAGGLGKTTLANQVYRNIGDRFDCKSFVSLSQNPDIGMIFRTMISQVKKDECELTGSGDLEQLINELRDFLQDKRYLIVIDDIWSTQAWKIIKCAFSENTCGSRIIVTTRIGTVAKSCSSPDCDLVYELKALSEDHSKMLFFRRIFGSEDKCPHQLEEVSVEIVKKCGGLPLAIITMASLLTTKSDTREEWMKVCGSIGFGLEKNSDVEEMNMILSLSYNDLPRHLRTCLLYMSMFPEDYVIKRDYLVRRWIAEGFIKVYGGRNLEEEGECYFNELINRNLIQVVDFQYDGRVYACRVHDLILDLIVSKAVEDNFVTIVTDKRQVPRMQGKVHRLSSDCTNVENMLTRSSMAVAHVRSLNIFRYSEQMPPLLNFRALRVLDLDGNENLESSYLEDIGKLFQLRYLRIRASNNITLPEQIGELQLLMILDLLNCYGTSELPASIAKLLNLKWLMAHRVTLPNGVGNMQALESLSLVVVDYTTPVTALQEVGSLTKLRSLGLDWRISNAHKGRMTYADSLVSSLGKLGASNLRCLTLISPWSLDFLLESWSPPPHHLQELSIKGWCLRKIPVWMASLANLTYLDIDIDVVQETVEMLASFPVLQFLKSYSNAPDPQERCLVVSNGGFRCLKKLNFVGWTNLMFLEGAMPMLEALEFQIVVHIVRAACGLGSPADLGIRHLSALKSLVVKIYCECARVEEVEALEAAILVSVSMLPNNPTPTLHKFREREMLADDAEQ; translated from the exons ATGGACGGGGGTGGCGGGATCATGGCGAGCGCCGCGACGGGGGCGATGAGCTCCCTGCTCGCCAAGCTGGCCGAGCTGCTGGGGGAGGACTGCTACCAGCACCAGATGCAGAGGGGCACGCGGCGGGAGGTGGCCTTCCTGCGGGACGAGCTGGGCAGCATGAACGCGCTCCTCGAGCGGCTggccgacgccgacgccgcgGCGCCGCTCGACCCGCAGACGAGGGAGTGGAGGGACCAGGTGCGGGAGATGAGCTACGACATCGAGGACTGCGTCGACGAGTACATGGGCCAGCTCCGCCGCCGATCCGGAGGCGGGGGCGGCGGTGTGGTGGGGCTCGTCCTCAGCTACGTGGGCAGGGTGAGGGAGATGGTGTCGCGCTGCGGGATCGCGGAGCAGATCCAGGAGCTCAGGGCCCGCGTCGTCGAGGCCGGCCACCGGCGGAAGAGGTACAAGATCGATGCGGCGGCGGCTAGCCCTAGTGGCGCCGGCGTGGTGCCGGTCGACCGCCGGCTGCCGGCGCTCTACGCGGAGTTGGGGGGCCTTGTCGGCGTCCACGGTCCGAGAGACGAGCTCGTCAGGTTGCTGGGCGATGGAGAAGAGAGGATCAAGGTTGTGTCGGTTGTGGGGGCTGGAGGATTGGGCAAGACCACTCTTGCTAATCAGGTGTACCGAAACATCGGAGACCGGTTCGATTGCAAATCCTTTGTTTCCCTGTCGCAAAATCCAGACATTGGGATGATCTTTCGAACAATGATTTCTCAAGTCAAAAAGGATGAATGTGAGCTCACTGGATCAGGTGATTTGGAGCAGCTCATCAATGAATTGAGGGATTTCCTGCAGGATAAGAG ATATTTGATCGTAATCgacgacatatggagtacccaagCCTGGAAGATTATCAAATGTGCTTTCAGCGAGAATACTTGTGGTAGTAGAATCATCGTGACAACAAGAATCGGCACCGTTGCGAAATCATGCTCCTCCCCTGATTGTGATCTTGTATACGAACTGAAGGCGCTGAGCGAGGATCACTCGAAGATGTTGTTCTTCAGAAGAATTTTCGGCTCTGAAGATAAATGTCCACACCAACTCGAGGAGGTTTCAGTTGAAATTGTGAAGAAATGTGGTGGTTTACCTTTGGCAATCATTACCATGGCTAGTCTGTTAACCACCAAGTCAGACACAAGAGAAGAGTGGATGAAGGTTTGTGGTTCGATTGGTTTTGGACTCGAGAAAAACTCCGATGTGGAGGAAATGAACATGATACTATCTTTGAGCTATAATGATCTTCCTCGTCATTTAAGGACATGTTTATTGTATATGAGTATGTTTCCTGAAGATTACGTGATCAAGAGGGATTATTTGGTGAGAAGGTggatagcagaaggattcatcaAGGTTTATGGAGGCAGGAacctggaggaggagggggaatgcTATTTTAATGAACTCATAAACAGAAACCTGATCCAAGTGGTGGATTTTCAATACGACGGTAGGGTATATGCATGCCGGGTGCATGATTTGATTCTCGATCTTATTGTATCCAAGGCAGTCGAAGATAATTTTGTCACTATAGTTACAGACAAAAGACAAGTACCGCGCATGCAAGGCAAAGTTCATCGACTCTCATCTGACTGCACCAATGTAGAGAACATGTTAACACGTTCTTCCATGGCTGTTGCTCATGTTCGATCCCTCAACATATTCAGGTACTCTGAACAAATGCCTCCTCTTTTGAACTTTCGGGCTCTAAGAGTGCTAGATCTGGATGGTAATGAGAATTTGGAAAGCTCCTACCTTGAAGATATAGGGAAATTGTTTCAGTTGAGATACCTAAGGATTCGAGCAAGTAACAACATTACACTTCCGGAACAAATAGGAGAGCTGCAGCTATTGATGATATTGGACCTTCTTAACTGCTACGGTACAAGCGAATTGCCTGCAAGCATTGCTAAgcttttgaatttgaaatggCTAATGGCTCATCGCGTGACATTGCCGAATGGAGTAGGCAACATGCAAGCTCTAGAGTCGCTGTCACTTGTGGTTGTGGACTACACTACCCCGGTAACCGCGCTACAAGAAGTTGGCAGCTTGACCAAACTAAGAAGCCTTGGATTGGATTGGCGCATCAGTAATGCACACAAGGGTAGAATGACATACGCAGATAGTCTTGTTTCATCGCTTGGCAAACTAGGGGCCTCTAACCTTCGATGTTTGACGCTCATAAGCCCATGGTCATTGGACTTCTTGTTGGAGTCCTGGTCCCCTCCTCCTCACCACCTTCAGGAATTGTCAATCAAAGGCTGGTGCCTCAGGAAGATCCCAGTGTGGATGGCCTCACTGGCCAACCTcacctacctagacatcgacattGACGTTGTACAGGAAACTGTCGAGATGCTTGCGTCCTTCCCTGTCTTGCAGTTTCTCAAGTCATACTCAAATGCACCAGACCCCCAAGAAAGATGTCTCGTTGTCAGCAACGGTGGGTTCCGATGTCTGAAGAAACTCAACTTTGTCGGCTGGACGAACCTGATGTTCTTGGAAGGAGCGATGCCGATGCTTGAAGCGCTCGAGTTTCAGATTGTTGTGCATATAGTGAGAGCTGCATGTGGACTTGGTTCTCCTGCTGATCTTGgcatccgccacctctctgccctcAAGAGCCTTGTTGtcaagatctactgtgagtgtgCGAGAGTAGAGGAGGTCGAGGCATTGGAGGCTGCTATTCTGGTTTCTGTCAGTATGCTTCCCAACAATCCGACACCGACATTACATAAGTTCCGTGAACGGGAGATGCTAGCAGATGATGCAGAACAATAA
- the LOC123452159 gene encoding DNA repair protein XRCC4 produces MATAAAAPRHSCAKLSVAVEDPKAPGGGGIFVKATWLPTRFSLAVTDGAGAWVADASDAEVRLRAEQWDQPVSEYLALAERYLAFHQPSSTYSFHEAGAGRRLSWTFEKQGTKLEWRWKLQPAPHPQQTIADVLDFLMDANIRLSEEVVRKTQSFEKLKQEAENCLQQSDRFNNEKAEFEQASFTKFVAVLNSKKAKLRQLKDKIAALESADKAPKEEEEEEGNSTDRTEPIEEGSDKDQSVNDEPSETGSGGDTHSSPEKSAAAAATSRGRRGRKRTRK; encoded by the exons ATGGCAACCGCGGCGGCGGCGCCGAGGCACAGCTGCGCGAAGCTCTCGGTGGCGGTCGAGGACCCCAAGGCGCCGGGCGGCGGCGGCATATTCGTGAAGGCCACGTGGCTCCCCACCCGCTTCTCCCTCGCCGTCACCGACGGCGCCGGCGCCTGGGTCGCCGACGCCTCCGACGCCGAGGTGCGCCTCCGGGCCGAGCAGTGGGACCAGCCCGTCTCCGAGTACCTCGCCCTCGCCGAGCGCTACCTCGCCTTCCACCAGCCCTCCTCCACCTACTCCTTCCACGAGGCTGGCGCCGGCCGCAGG TTGTCATGGACATTCGAAAAACAAGGCACAAAGCTGGAATGGCGTTGGAAACTGCAGCCGGCACCCCACCCACAACAGACTATAGCTGATGTCTTGGATTTCCTTATGGATGCAAATATACGCTTGAGT GAAGAGGTTGTTAGGAAGACACAATCATTTGAGAAGCTCAAACAAGAAGCTGAGAATTGCTTGCAACAGAGTGACAGATTTAACAACGAGAAGGCTGAGTTTGAGCAAGCTTCCTTTACAAAG TTCGTGGCCGTTCTGAACTCGAAGAAGGCCAAGCTGAGACAGCTCAAGGACAAGATCGCGGCGCTCGAGTCCGCCGACAAGGccccgaaggaggaggaggaggaggaaggcaactCGACCGACAGGACAGAGCCTATCGAGGAAGGGAGCGACAAGGACCAAAGCGTGAACGACGAGCCCTCGGAGACGGGCAGCGGCGGCGACACCCACAGCTCCCCCGAGAagtccgccgccgccgcggccacCTCGAGGGGCCGGAGAGGGCGCAAGAGGACGAGGAAGTGA
- the LOC123452160 gene encoding transcription factor BHLH148 has product MQMDSYYFHDDAHFFAGCGVPGSPFADLIASLSTEPLPAAAASQSAFREYRGVGLELPGAARGGMAGVGSKGNIHRRMMGVLARMGPSAGGSYCEEDGQEERPQQQAAGAVESSRGFRHMMRERQRREKLSQSYADLYAMVSSRSKGDKNSIVQSAAVYLHELKVAKDQLQRRNDELKAKILGHDAQQQCVKVQFEVDEPSSSIDSMIGALRRLKSMNVKTRGIHSTLSGQRLTTEMNVETTIAAGEVEKAVEEALQEVERNQLHDSEASFPGSRSGWPQTSHVQNVF; this is encoded by the exons ATGCAGATGGACTcctactacttccacgacgacgccCACTTCTTCGCCGGCTGCGGCGTCCCCGGCTCGCCCTTCGCCGACCTCATTGCGTCGCTGTCGACGGAGCCGCTGCCCGCGGCGGCGGCGAGCCAGAGCGCGTTCCGCGAGTACCGCGGCGTCGGGCTGGAGCTTCCGGGCGCGGCGCGGGGCGGGATGGCCGGGGTGGGGAGCAAGGGCAACATCCACCGGAGGATGATGGGCGTGCTGGCCAGGATGGGCCCGAGCGCTGGGGGAAGTTACTGTGAGGAGGACGGGCAGGAGGAGCGGCCGCAGCAGCAGGCGGCCGGCGCCGTCGAGAGCAGCCGCGGGTTCCGGCACATGATGCGCGAGCGCCAGCGCCGcgagaagctcagccagagctacGCCGACCTCTACGCCATGGTCTCCTCCCGATCCAAG GGGGACAAGAACTCGATCGTGCAGTCCGCGGCCGTCTACCTCCACGAGCTCAAGGTCGCCAAGGACCAGCTCCAGAGGAGGAACGACGAGCTCAAGGCCAAGATCCTGGGCCACGACGCGCAGCAGCAGTGCGTCAAGGTCCAGTTCGAGGTGGACGAGCCCTCCTCCTCCATCGACTCCATGATCGGGGCCCTCAGGCGCCTCAAGAGCATGAATGTCAAGACAAGGGGGATCCACTCCACCTTGTCCGGCCAGCGGTTGACGACGGAGATGAATGTTGAAACCACG ATTGCGGCCGGCGAGGTAGAAAAGGCAGTGGAGGAGGCTCTCCAGGAAGTAGAGAGGAATCAGCTGCATGACAGCGAGGCCTCGTTTCCCGGAAGCAGGAGCGGCTGGCCACAAACATCACACGTGCAAAATGTGTTCTGA